A stretch of the Oncorhynchus tshawytscha isolate Ot180627B unplaced genomic scaffold, Otsh_v2.0 Un_contig_2380_pilon_pilon, whole genome shotgun sequence genome encodes the following:
- the LOC112240717 gene encoding zinc finger protein 239-like isoform X2, whose product MLLENRALINTREQHHDAEEAEKSLSTSEHLKKHQRKPTGKKLHRCSDCGKSYSRSDSLQLHLRIHTGENSHCCSDCGKRFTSSADLKKHLRIHTGEKPYSCDQCGKTFTRTSNLKAHQRTHTAEKPYSCDQCGKSFSSSSHLTTHQRTHTGEKPHHCFDCGKSYSRSDSLKVHQRIHTGEKPYSCFQCGKSCNNTNSLKTHERIHTGEKPYNCDQCGKSFNDTSSLKTHQRIHTGDKPYSCSDCGKSFSKSSTLQSHQRIHTGEKPYSCSDCGKTFSKLYTLQSHQRIHTGEKPYSCDQCEKSFVTSSHLTIHQRTHTGEKPYRCDQCGKRYSDKRALIKHQKVVGEF is encoded by the coding sequence gagaacaacatcatgatgctgaagaggcagagaagagtctctccacatcagaacacctcaagaaacaccagcGGAAACCCACAGGGAAGAAACTTCaccgctgctctgactgtgggaagagttactCAAGATCAGATTCACTACAACTTCACCTGAGAATTCACACTGGAGAGAAttctcactgctgctctgactgtgggaagagattcacctcTTCAGCAGACCTTAAAAAACATTTGagaatccacacaggagagaaaccttatagctgtgatcaatgtgggaagactTTTACACGTACAAGTAATCTGAAagcacaccagagaacacacaccgcAGAGAAACcctatagctgtgatcaatgtgggaagagtttttctTCGTCTAGCCATCTGActacacaccagagaacacacacaggagagaaacctcatcACTGCTTTGACTGTGGAAAGAGTTACTCAAGATCAGATTCACTGAAAGTGCACCAGAGaattcacactggagagaaaccttatagctgttttcaatgtgggaagagttgtAATAACACAAACAGCCTGAAAACACACGAGAGAATTCACACTGGAGAAAAACCTTATaactgtgatcagtgtgggaagagttttaatGATACAAGCAGCCTGAAaacacaccagagaattcacaCTGGAGATAAACCTTATAGCTGCTCTGACTGCGGGAAGAGCTTTTCAAAATCATCTACATTGCaatcacaccagagaattcacactggagagaaaccttatagctgctctgactgtgggaagaccTTTTCAAAATTATATACATTACaatcacaccagagaatacacacaggagagaaaccttacagctgtgatcaatgtgaaaAGAGTTTTGTTACATCTAGCCAtctgactatacaccagagaacgcacacaggagagaaaccttatagatgtgatcaatgtgggaagagatactctgataaaagaGCTCTGATTAAACATCAGAAAGTAGTAGGAGAATTCTAA